A region from the Vicia villosa cultivar HV-30 ecotype Madison, WI linkage group LG3, Vvil1.0, whole genome shotgun sequence genome encodes:
- the LOC131659854 gene encoding small ribosomal subunit biogenesis GTPase RsgA 1, mitochondrial-like, which yields MHFSQADGEVSLCGAIEMSGMNVFLRNSEMLDPPVANVDHLLVLFSLDKPKPESTGIPLTLALNKTELMDKETLDSWKARFQDWGYQPVFCSVKSRLNFDLLAFQLRDDQTTLIVGPRGVGKSSLINALRRNHRTCVTADGKNWFEPILGSKWLEDQQVPEVSTSSGRGKHTTKLEDDIKVKLDEEVDNECVLNALKEAFTAVGYSLEP from the coding sequence ATGCACTTTTCACAAGCTGATGGTGAGGTCTCACTATGTGGTGCAATAGAAATGAGTGGCATGAACGTGTTTCTGAGAAACTCTGAAATGCTTGACCCTCCCGTGGCTAATGTGGACCATTTGCTGGTTCTCTTCTCACTTGATAAACCAAAGCCTGAGTCCACTGGGATTCCTCTTACTCTAGCTCTTAACAAGACTGAGCTTATGGATAAAGAGACCTTGGATTCTTGGAAGGCTAGGTTTCAGGACTGGGGATACCAGCCAGTTTTTTGCAGTGTTAAATCCAGACTAAACTTTGATCTTCTTGCATTCCAATTGCGAGATGATCAAACAACATTGATTGTGGGACCTAGGGGAGTTGGGAAGTCTAGTTTGATCAACGCTCTTAGAAGAAATCATCGTACTTGTGTTACTGCAGATGGGAAGAATTGGTTTGAACCTATTTTAGGTAGCAAGTGGTTAGAGGACCAGCAAGTTCCAGAGGTTTCAACAAGCAGTGGCAGGGGGAAGCATACTACTAAATTAGAagatgacattaaagtaaagttgGATGAGGAAGTAGATAATGAATGTGTTTTAAATGCTCTTAAGGAAGCATTTACAGCTGTTGGTTATTCTCTTGAACCTTAA